In a genomic window of Longimicrobiales bacterium:
- a CDS encoding DUF4142 domain-containing protein, with product MRTWRYLAAGSILAVVACGDGEQPQQNVVPAVTRDAQLLYTLQAGTEWIGAVGRDAQGRASSAAARQFAATLAADHQGLHSAFEDAQRAELRPVESGVGQELITNAQTTRVGLQSLEGAAYDLAFVESTVRLQQQLLSAIERDASVLQDSALRRLAEQTRPTLQAHIQRGRQLLPELRAAESGAGAIQTASTRERAAGQQTGGTAEARSPQGSRPQPTPRPPVSEPPPVQRDTGSIRQPAR from the coding sequence GTGCGGACCTGGAGGTACCTGGCAGCGGGCTCGATCCTCGCCGTCGTCGCATGCGGTGACGGCGAACAGCCGCAACAGAACGTCGTGCCGGCCGTTACGCGCGATGCGCAGCTCCTGTACACCCTGCAGGCGGGCACCGAATGGATCGGTGCCGTCGGACGCGACGCCCAGGGGCGCGCCTCGAGTGCGGCTGCACGCCAGTTCGCAGCGACACTCGCAGCGGATCATCAGGGGCTGCATTCCGCGTTCGAAGATGCGCAGCGCGCGGAGCTGCGCCCTGTTGAAAGCGGCGTGGGGCAGGAGCTGATTACCAACGCCCAGACGACGCGCGTCGGCCTGCAATCACTGGAGGGCGCTGCCTACGACCTGGCGTTCGTCGAGAGCACGGTCCGGCTCCAGCAGCAACTGCTCTCGGCGATCGAGCGCGACGCGTCGGTTCTGCAGGATTCGGCCCTGCGTCGGCTCGCCGAGCAGACGCGGCCTACGCTGCAGGCACACATCCAGCGCGGACGCCAGCTCCTGCCGGAGCTGCGGGCAGCGGAATCCGGAGCCGGAGCCATACAGACGGCGTCGACAAGGGAACGTGCAGCGGGTCAGCAGACGGGTGGGACGGCAGAGGCGCGCTCCCCACAGGGCTCACGACCGCAGCCTACGCCGCGCCCCCCGGTCAGCGAGCCGCCGCCGGTGCAGCGCGATACCGGCTCGATTCGGCAGCCAGCGCGTTGA
- a CDS encoding RNA polymerase sigma factor, with the protein MKGMTGRADEAQEGDDAIVARVLAGDRNAYARLVVRHQDLLYRHALRMTRESDAAADLVQAAFVKAYAQLGRCREPQRFGAWAFRILANQAKDWLKSRRRQDVSLDANPLPATSDDDPTLDLERSELRALLDAALAELQPGLREAFVLKHVEGLAYEEMAALMNVSVPALKMRVHRARQMLQDALQEVR; encoded by the coding sequence ATGAAGGGCATGACGGGACGCGCGGACGAAGCGCAGGAGGGCGACGACGCCATCGTGGCGCGCGTGCTGGCGGGCGACCGCAACGCGTACGCACGGCTCGTCGTGCGCCATCAGGACCTGCTGTACCGTCACGCGCTGCGCATGACCCGCGAGTCGGATGCTGCCGCCGACCTCGTGCAGGCAGCGTTCGTGAAGGCGTACGCGCAGCTGGGTCGCTGCCGGGAGCCGCAGCGGTTCGGCGCGTGGGCGTTCCGGATCCTCGCGAATCAGGCCAAGGACTGGCTGAAGAGCCGCCGGCGGCAGGATGTGTCGCTGGACGCGAACCCGCTTCCGGCGACGTCGGACGACGATCCGACGCTGGATCTCGAGCGGAGCGAGCTGAGAGCGCTGCTGGATGCCGCCCTGGCGGAACTGCAGCCGGGGTTGCGCGAGGCCTTCGTCCTGAAGCACGTCGAAGGACTGGCGTACGAGGAAATGGCCGCGCTCATGAATGTGTCGGTGCCCGCCCTCAAGATGCGGGTGCACCGTGCCCGACAGATGTTGCAGGACGCACTCCAGGAGGTGCGCTGA
- a CDS encoding glycogen-binding domain-containing protein, with protein sequence MHGQRARAWIDASASTTQPPAGVVADAAAYGLLGVRAELDASPALTLGARGQAGAGARRTDGRWVYGEATAAWVQRVGPITLPVDASGLLLRYTDPYEYDARVLRLQPGLRASLRRVQLTLQADFARGDWSSRYPDTTQTDGFLENDGVMRIDGAELSAASWIGAVDVELGVGVRNATNGTRDGRYTTLHTTASMPVGPATAFGTVRLQEAGSGTETGGELGAMLELGSRTTLIALLSEPVTDPLYGTRSGFGASIGASMRLHATPGRAGIAVIGPPAAGRRSVTLRVRAPATPVVSAAGSFNGWTPVAMRRDGEEWTLTLHLEPGSYTFAFHRADGSWFVPDDAPGIVDDGFGQRNATLVVPPL encoded by the coding sequence GTGCATGGCCAGCGCGCTCGCGCCTGGATCGACGCCAGCGCGAGCACGACACAGCCACCGGCAGGCGTGGTTGCCGATGCCGCAGCCTACGGGTTGCTCGGCGTGCGTGCAGAGCTGGATGCGTCGCCCGCGCTCACGCTCGGGGCGCGCGGCCAGGCCGGCGCGGGCGCTCGCAGGACCGATGGCCGCTGGGTGTACGGCGAAGCAACCGCCGCGTGGGTGCAACGCGTCGGTCCGATCACGCTGCCAGTGGACGCGAGCGGCCTGCTGCTTCGATACACGGATCCCTACGAGTACGATGCGCGCGTGCTGCGCCTCCAGCCCGGCCTGCGGGCGAGCCTCCGCCGGGTGCAGCTCACGCTGCAGGCCGATTTCGCGCGCGGCGACTGGTCCAGCCGCTACCCCGACACGACGCAGACAGACGGTTTCCTGGAGAACGACGGCGTGATGCGCATCGACGGCGCGGAGCTGTCGGCCGCGTCGTGGATCGGAGCCGTGGACGTCGAGCTCGGCGTCGGTGTGCGCAACGCGACGAACGGCACGCGCGATGGTCGCTACACGACGCTGCACACGACCGCGTCCATGCCGGTCGGTCCGGCCACTGCGTTCGGTACGGTGCGGCTGCAGGAAGCGGGGAGCGGAACCGAGACCGGCGGTGAGCTCGGCGCGATGCTGGAGCTGGGATCGCGCACCACGCTGATTGCGCTGCTCAGCGAGCCCGTGACCGATCCCCTGTACGGAACACGCTCCGGCTTCGGCGCGAGTATCGGCGCGAGCATGCGGCTGCATGCGACGCCGGGGCGGGCCGGCATTGCGGTGATCGGCCCGCCCGCGGCCGGTCGGCGGTCCGTGACGCTGCGGGTGCGGGCTCCCGCCACGCCGGTCGTGTCGGCGGCCGGCAGCTTCAACGGCTGGACGCCCGTCGCGATGCGCCGTGACGGTGAGGAATGGACCCTGACGCTGCACCTGGAGCCAGGGTCGTACACGTTCGCCTTCCACAGGGCCGACGGAAGCTGGTTCGTGCCCGATGACGCGCCGGGCATCGTCGACGACGGGTTCGGTCAGAGGAACGCAACGCTGGTCGTGCCGCCCCTGTGA